The following proteins are encoded in a genomic region of Lachnospiraceae bacterium KM106-2:
- a CDS encoding beta-galactosidase, translated as MKYLQNQPGIYCLNRGWKFIEQDISILPPTKNHDDVYGFSKGGAAKGPADSGYDDSNWETVELPHDFVTEHEFTEEGSPNQGYKERGICWYRIRFDLPEEDMGKQILLEFEGMSCDADIYVNGTNLKRSFSGYNSFSVDMTDMANFGIIPNTLAIKIDASAWEGWWYEGAGIYRNVWLLKKEPVHIGYYGSYFKPIRQEDGNWLVEVETTIENSFEFTKDYQIETVICDKDGKELGRTAGSGQINGYGQNVDRDSIMVNDPALWSPESPTLYYGKTTVTCDGKTDYLVTPIGFRYISLDAKDGFWLNGENIKLKGFCNHQDHAGVGVAVPYAIKEYRIKLLKELGANAYRQAHNPDPEILQLCDQYGLMVMEENRTYSSSEETLRDLEWIVKRARNHPSVILYSVFNEEPLQGTGKGRRMAGRMQALVKSFDDTRPVLGAFNGGYMEEVGASTILDATGINYNPGRYDDFHKKYPNTPLLGSETASAFMVRGEHKTDLDAHLIDNYDEECALWGNTVRDAWEQVNERPFVAGAFVWTGFDYRGEPTPFTWPSVATFFGTYDSCGFEKDACYLYKAFWKEDPIVHLVPDWNLDVAEGTEVKVMAFTNCEKVAIYLNGSLVEEKAAHKYDQVTFMVPYQAGELKAIAYRNGEAVAEDITRTAGAKSKVVVELSKDYLLDGGHDAVAINVNLVDAKGTLVTKASDMVHFEVTGGARIIGVGNGDPNSHEDDLADHRSLYHGKAQCIIRNTVKEDVTVRVSIDGVETETIVIPVKDAEVIPYVRPVKEQVVEGWKMYYQLFDEMPDPNPKVDANDMNSFEPIAFTGENQAQLADQLHKYGLYRAVANIPRTEEEKHLYFGSINGHVWIYIDGKEMARRTDSFGGYMTVDLPTDLSGEHVITVVIHNENEEWPQAGICTPVTIK; from the coding sequence ATGAAATATCTGCAAAATCAGCCAGGAATCTATTGCTTAAATCGTGGCTGGAAATTCATCGAGCAGGATATATCCATTCTCCCGCCTACTAAAAACCATGACGACGTATACGGTTTTTCTAAAGGCGGGGCGGCCAAAGGTCCAGCTGACAGTGGGTATGATGATTCAAATTGGGAAACTGTTGAATTGCCTCATGATTTCGTAACAGAGCATGAATTTACCGAAGAAGGTTCACCTAATCAAGGTTATAAAGAAAGAGGAATCTGTTGGTATCGTATTCGTTTCGATCTACCAGAAGAAGATATGGGAAAACAGATTCTTCTTGAATTTGAAGGAATGTCATGTGATGCTGATATCTATGTAAATGGAACGAATTTAAAACGTTCATTCTCCGGATACAATAGTTTTAGTGTTGATATGACGGATATGGCTAATTTCGGAATTATACCAAATACGTTAGCGATCAAGATCGATGCCAGTGCTTGGGAAGGCTGGTGGTATGAAGGAGCTGGAATTTATCGAAATGTATGGTTACTAAAAAAAGAACCCGTACACATCGGTTATTATGGCAGCTACTTCAAACCAATCAGACAAGAAGATGGTAATTGGTTAGTAGAAGTAGAGACTACAATTGAAAATAGTTTCGAATTTACAAAAGATTATCAAATTGAAACAGTTATTTGTGATAAAGATGGAAAAGAATTAGGTAGAACAGCTGGAAGTGGACAGATTAATGGTTATGGTCAAAATGTGGATCGTGATTCTATCATGGTAAATGATCCTGCACTTTGGTCACCAGAATCACCTACTCTCTATTATGGTAAAACTACAGTTACTTGTGATGGAAAGACAGATTATCTAGTAACTCCAATTGGTTTCCGTTATATTTCATTAGATGCCAAAGATGGCTTCTGGTTAAATGGAGAGAACATTAAGTTAAAAGGTTTCTGTAATCATCAAGATCATGCAGGTGTTGGTGTTGCGGTACCATACGCGATCAAAGAATATCGAATCAAGTTATTAAAAGAACTTGGAGCGAATGCATATCGTCAGGCTCATAATCCGGATCCAGAGATCTTACAACTTTGTGATCAGTATGGCCTTATGGTTATGGAAGAAAACCGAACTTATAGTTCAAGTGAAGAAACATTACGTGATCTTGAGTGGATCGTGAAACGTGCAAGAAATCATCCATCTGTAATCTTATACTCTGTATTTAATGAAGAACCTCTTCAAGGTACTGGTAAGGGACGCAGAATGGCAGGAAGAATGCAGGCACTTGTGAAATCATTTGATGATACAAGACCTGTACTAGGAGCATTCAATGGTGGATATATGGAAGAAGTCGGCGCATCTACAATCTTAGATGCAACTGGAATTAATTATAATCCAGGAAGATATGACGATTTCCACAAGAAATATCCAAACACACCATTGCTTGGTTCTGAAACTGCCAGTGCATTTATGGTACGTGGCGAGCACAAAACTGATTTGGATGCTCATCTGATTGATAACTATGATGAAGAGTGTGCATTATGGGGTAATACAGTACGTGATGCTTGGGAACAAGTAAATGAGAGACCATTTGTAGCCGGAGCCTTTGTATGGACAGGATTCGATTACCGTGGAGAACCAACACCATTTACTTGGCCAAGTGTAGCAACTTTCTTTGGAACTTACGATAGCTGTGGTTTTGAAAAAGATGCATGTTATTTATATAAAGCATTCTGGAAAGAAGATCCGATCGTTCATTTAGTTCCAGACTGGAATTTAGATGTAGCAGAAGGAACGGAAGTAAAAGTTATGGCCTTCACAAACTGTGAAAAGGTTGCTATTTATTTAAACGGATCTCTAGTAGAAGAAAAAGCGGCTCATAAATATGATCAAGTAACCTTTATGGTTCCTTATCAAGCAGGTGAGTTAAAAGCAATTGCTTACCGTAATGGCGAAGCAGTAGCAGAAGATATTACAAGAACAGCCGGTGCAAAGAGCAAGGTTGTTGTTGAATTAAGTAAAGATTATCTTCTCGATGGTGGACATGATGCTGTTGCGATCAATGTAAATCTTGTAGATGCAAAAGGAACACTTGTTACGAAAGCATCTGATATGGTTCACTTTGAAGTAACAGGCGGTGCTAGAATTATTGGTGTTGGCAACGGTGATCCAAATAGTCATGAAGATGACTTAGCAGATCATAGAAGCCTATATCATGGTAAAGCACAATGTATCATCCGCAATACAGTAAAAGAAGATGTTACAGTTAGAGTATCAATTGATGGAGTGGAAACAGAAACAATCGTAATTCCTGTGAAGGATGCTGAGGTAATCCCTTATGTTCGTCCAGTGAAGGAACAGGTTGTGGAAGGCTGGAAGATGTATTATCAATTATTTGATGAGATGCCAGATCCAAATCCAAAAGTTGATGCAAATGATATGAACAGCTTCGAACCAATTGCATTTACAGGGGAAAATCAGGCACAGCTTGCAGATCAACTTCATAAGTATGGTCTTTACAGAGCAGTAGCCAACATCCCAAGAACAGAAGAAGAGAAACATCTCTACTTTGGTTCAATCAATGGTCATGTATGGATCTATATCGACGGAAAAGAAATGGCAAGAAGAACGGATTCCTTCGGTGGCTATATGACAGTCGATCTACCAACAGACCTTTCTGGTGAACATGTTATCACGGTAGTCATTCATAATGAAAATGAGGAATGGCCACAAGCTGGTATCTGTACTCCAGTTACAATTAAATAG
- a CDS encoding transcriptional regulator, TetR family: MGKIDDKKQMKKDTLYRSSFELFTQKGFHKTSISDIVQKAGVAKGTFYLYFRDKFDVRNKLISHKSSVLFQNAYNALDKDEIVDFSEQLVFVVDHIINQLTQDKELLTFITKNLSWGVFKSALLHPKEEIGLDFKEYYTELIEHSPLQFENPEVMLYMIIELVSSNIYSSILYSEPIPIAELKPYLYRTIRDIIKAQATAPELCTDKN, from the coding sequence ATGGGAAAAATAGATGATAAGAAACAGATGAAAAAAGACACTCTCTACCGTAGTTCTTTTGAACTTTTTACTCAGAAAGGATTTCATAAAACCTCTATTTCTGATATCGTTCAAAAAGCTGGTGTTGCCAAAGGAACTTTCTATCTATACTTCCGGGATAAATTTGACGTAAGAAACAAATTAATTTCCCATAAATCAAGTGTACTCTTCCAAAATGCATACAATGCATTGGATAAAGATGAAATAGTTGATTTTTCAGAACAGTTAGTTTTCGTTGTCGATCACATTATCAATCAATTGACGCAAGATAAAGAATTACTGACTTTTATAACTAAGAATTTAAGTTGGGGGGTATTTAAATCTGCCTTGCTTCATCCAAAAGAAGAAATTGGACTGGATTTTAAAGAATATTATACGGAATTGATCGAACATTCCCCTCTCCAATTTGAGAATCCAGAAGTCATGTTATACATGATCATCGAACTGGTAAGTTCCAATATCTACAGCTCAATCCTGTATTCCGAACCAATTCCAATTGCTGAATTAAAGCCTTATTTATATCGTACGATTCGAGATATCATCAAGGCACAGGCAACCGCCCCTGAATTATGTACTGATAAAAATTAA